Proteins co-encoded in one Kutzneria chonburiensis genomic window:
- a CDS encoding MFS transporter, whose protein sequence is MFGWLRPPAPLTRRLALQAALFALGHGTFLSGSAVFFTQIVGLSPAEVGLGLTIAGAVVFLAAVPLGRAVDHVGPKKMWAIAAAVQGALYLVYPCVHGFWGYVLVILMVELADTAGIAARGAYTLNAFPNGERVKSLAYMRGALNLGCAVGALLSGLALASGSEAIVRAIPLGTAVVLLVNAVLITRLPVVASGAVAPRLDGPVLRTLGALRNRGFLAVSVLSGVLSTNQVLLSVVIPLWLVRDTDAPHWLLAWLFGTNTVLVVLLQVAASRGANTVAGALRAALRSAIFLVASCLVVMLTGTTIGWITAGLIWLGHVALTAAELFGAAADWGLTSELSDPARRGEYQGVARVGTTVGTVWAPAVYTFLAVNWHTAGWLAIGGIVVVAALAMWPAAKAAERYLAKHAGVPVADAMVNRQRP, encoded by the coding sequence ATGTTCGGCTGGTTACGCCCTCCCGCGCCGCTGACAAGGCGACTGGCCTTGCAGGCCGCGCTGTTCGCCCTCGGGCACGGCACCTTCCTTTCCGGCAGCGCGGTCTTCTTCACGCAGATCGTCGGCCTGTCGCCGGCCGAGGTCGGCCTTGGCCTGACGATCGCCGGCGCGGTGGTGTTTCTCGCGGCGGTGCCGCTGGGCCGGGCGGTCGACCATGTGGGGCCGAAGAAGATGTGGGCGATCGCGGCAGCGGTGCAGGGAGCGCTGTACCTGGTGTACCCGTGCGTCCATGGCTTCTGGGGCTACGTGCTGGTCATCCTGATGGTCGAACTCGCTGACACGGCCGGTATCGCGGCTCGCGGGGCGTACACCCTCAACGCCTTCCCGAACGGTGAACGGGTCAAGTCCCTGGCCTATATGCGAGGTGCCCTCAACCTCGGCTGCGCCGTCGGCGCGTTGCTGAGCGGACTGGCGCTGGCCAGCGGCAGCGAGGCCATCGTCCGGGCAATCCCGCTCGGCACCGCTGTGGTTCTGTTGGTGAACGCGGTTCTGATCACCCGACTGCCGGTCGTCGCGTCCGGCGCCGTGGCGCCCCGGCTCGACGGACCGGTGCTGAGGACCCTTGGCGCGTTGCGTAACCGAGGATTCCTCGCGGTCAGCGTATTGAGCGGGGTCCTGAGCACCAACCAGGTCTTGTTGAGCGTGGTCATCCCGCTGTGGCTCGTGCGGGACACCGACGCCCCGCACTGGCTGCTGGCCTGGCTGTTCGGCACCAACACCGTGTTGGTCGTGCTGTTGCAGGTGGCCGCTTCGCGCGGGGCGAACACTGTCGCCGGTGCGTTGCGCGCGGCCTTGCGCAGCGCCATCTTTCTGGTGGCATCCTGCCTCGTGGTGATGCTGACCGGCACCACGATCGGCTGGATCACGGCCGGGCTGATCTGGTTGGGACATGTTGCGCTCACCGCCGCCGAACTGTTCGGCGCCGCGGCGGACTGGGGTCTCACATCCGAACTGTCCGACCCGGCCCGCCGCGGCGAGTATCAGGGCGTCGCCAGGGTCGGCACGACGGTGGGCACCGTGTGGGCCCCGGCTGTCTACACGTTCCTGGCCGTCAATTGGCACACCGCCGGCTGGCTGGCCATCGGTGGCATCGTCGTGGTAGCCGCCTTGGCCATGTGGCCGGCAGCCAAGGCGGCCGAGCGCTACCTGGCCAAGCACGCGGGCGTCCCAGTTGCTGACGCGATGGTCAACCGTCAGCGCCCGTGA
- a CDS encoding amino acid--tRNA ligase-related protein, translating into MTAVAKSVPLRRAADAGQRYLAILDQPLYSCLVELQDLVNYETAQFWRRRRVRALHLPVTTSSVSSPMGLGSDSLPVMIDMFGIPTYLADSMQFMLEYGCRLAEDGCYYLMPSFRGEQADGTHLSQFFHSEAEIPGDLDTVIAVADDYIRHLARAVLEQLSPKVGPLAGGIAHIESFLDSTTTRMTFDDAVHALDGDSTCFQTHDGWRTITRAGEQKLIQQYGPGVWLDHYDQLSVPFYQAVDASGEKALNADLLLGPGEVIGCGERHTLAEDVRAALRGHGVPECDYQWYVDMKEHRPLHTSGFGMGVERFLMWVLRHPDIRDLQLVERYNGEISIP; encoded by the coding sequence GTGACTGCTGTCGCCAAATCCGTACCCCTACGGCGTGCCGCCGACGCCGGCCAGCGCTACTTGGCGATCCTCGATCAGCCGCTGTACTCCTGCCTGGTCGAACTGCAAGACCTGGTCAACTACGAGACGGCGCAGTTCTGGCGGCGACGCCGGGTTCGCGCGCTGCACCTGCCGGTGACCACCAGCTCGGTCTCCTCACCGATGGGCCTTGGCAGCGACTCCCTTCCGGTCATGATCGACATGTTCGGCATACCGACCTACCTCGCGGATTCCATGCAGTTCATGCTGGAGTACGGCTGCCGCCTGGCCGAGGACGGCTGTTACTACCTGATGCCCAGTTTCCGGGGCGAGCAGGCCGACGGAACCCATCTGAGCCAGTTCTTCCACAGCGAGGCCGAGATCCCTGGTGATCTCGACACCGTCATCGCCGTGGCCGACGACTACATCCGCCACCTCGCGCGGGCCGTGCTGGAGCAGCTGTCCCCCAAGGTCGGCCCGTTGGCCGGCGGCATCGCGCACATCGAGAGCTTCCTGGACTCCACCACCACCAGGATGACGTTCGACGACGCCGTGCACGCCCTGGACGGGGATTCGACGTGCTTCCAGACTCACGACGGGTGGCGCACGATCACGCGCGCCGGTGAGCAGAAGTTGATTCAGCAGTACGGGCCCGGCGTCTGGCTGGACCACTACGACCAGCTCTCCGTGCCCTTCTACCAAGCCGTCGACGCCTCCGGGGAGAAGGCGCTCAACGCGGACCTCCTCCTTGGTCCAGGTGAGGTGATCGGCTGCGGCGAACGGCACACGCTGGCCGAAGACGTGCGGGCCGCGCTACGGGGTCACGGCGTGCCGGAATGCGATTACCAGTGGTATGTCGACATGAAGGAGCACCGCCCGCTGCACACGAGCGGCTTCGGCATGGGCGTCGAGCGTTTCCTGATGTGGGTGCTGCGCCACCCGGACATCCGCGATCTGCAACTGGTCGAGCGCTACAACGGCGAGATCTCGATTCCCTGA
- a CDS encoding S66 peptidase family protein gives MVTRLPHQPAPNAAIAVWTPSSPAPALFPRRYRRALAALGREVVVTPSSATNNGISAADPRQLADELHKLLLDDRVGAVLCTTGGYTCSAVLRHIDWELVREAALPIIGYSDVTSMLWATLACAGLVTFHGPMLMSEWGEWGGPWAYTMDALRRALDPAMRPEPLRAPASWTDETLWWDREDTRRRVERTGPWRCLVPGTAEGWLLPGCAQTAAYLFGTSYLPDVDGALLCLEFTGMGPDQVWAHLIQWADSGLLDRVAGLVIGRHSGARAAAGGSTDFDAVVRAVVGDRDLPVLVDVDFGHTEPMVTLPVGSRAVLDATACQLTLLAPATTPTPRRTP, from the coding sequence ATGGTGACTCGGCTTCCCCATCAACCCGCGCCGAACGCCGCGATCGCTGTCTGGACGCCGTCGTCACCCGCGCCCGCCCTGTTCCCGCGCCGCTACCGCCGCGCGCTCGCGGCACTCGGGCGCGAAGTCGTGGTGACACCGTCATCCGCGACGAACAACGGCATTTCTGCCGCCGATCCCCGGCAGTTGGCCGACGAGCTGCACAAGCTGCTGCTCGACGACCGAGTGGGGGCCGTGCTGTGCACCACTGGCGGCTACACCTGTTCCGCGGTGCTTCGGCACATCGACTGGGAACTGGTCAGAGAGGCGGCACTGCCGATCATCGGATACAGCGACGTCACGTCCATGCTGTGGGCCACCCTGGCCTGCGCCGGGCTGGTCACCTTCCACGGGCCGATGCTGATGTCGGAATGGGGCGAATGGGGCGGCCCGTGGGCGTACACAATGGACGCCCTGCGCCGCGCGCTCGATCCGGCGATGAGGCCAGAGCCGTTGCGGGCACCGGCATCCTGGACCGACGAGACGCTGTGGTGGGATCGTGAGGACACCCGCCGCCGCGTCGAGCGGACCGGACCGTGGCGGTGCCTCGTCCCTGGGACCGCCGAGGGCTGGCTGCTACCGGGTTGCGCGCAGACGGCCGCCTATCTGTTCGGCACGTCCTACCTGCCGGATGTGGACGGCGCGCTCCTGTGCCTGGAATTCACCGGCATGGGGCCGGACCAGGTGTGGGCGCACCTGATTCAGTGGGCCGACAGCGGCCTGCTCGACCGCGTCGCCGGACTGGTGATCGGCAGACACAGCGGCGCACGCGCCGCGGCCGGGGGATCCACCGACTTTGACGCCGTTGTTCGCGCCGTGGTGGGCGACCGCGATCTCCCGGTGCTCGTCGACGTGGACTTCGGCCACACCGAGCCGATGGTCACGCTGCCGGTCGGCAGCCGCGCCGTGTTGGACGCCACCGCGTGCCAGCTCACTCTGCTGGCGCCTGCCACCACCCCCACCCCGAGGAGGACGCCGTGA
- a CDS encoding methionine--tRNA ligase, translating into MATFLSTTIPYVNARPHLGHALEFVQADALARHLSRADDVFFSSGTDENSLKNVQSAQRLGEPTAVVVARHAATFAVLTEQLDVTVDRFVRTSVDQDHMTGAAALWRRMAERGDIYSRYYEGVYCVGCEEFRVPADLVNGKCPAHQREPVVVKERNYFFRLSRYQETLATALASGQIRVRPESRRNEMLGLVRGGLTDISISRSTSRAHGWGIPVPGDDSQIMYVWFDALTNYVNALGWVRDDADYGRFWRDAARRIHVLGKDVARFHAVYWPAMLMSAGLPLPTDLVVHGHITLSGQKLSKSLGIVVDPLELVHRYGTEAVRYLMLAEFSPWADAEFTDQRLVTRYNTDLCNGLGNLVDRVTAMVGCYRGGIVPTAGARGPLEISLLATAKSQAASYDEAFDRFDHQEAVRQLTQLVHAANAYVNERAPWAVTDHDVLDTALHTLVEVLRMAARLLGPILPGASSRMAAALGTGDNAKIVVKPHLFPRLELTW; encoded by the coding sequence ATGGCCACCTTCCTCTCCACGACGATCCCGTACGTCAACGCACGCCCGCACCTTGGTCACGCGCTCGAGTTCGTGCAGGCCGACGCACTCGCCAGGCACCTGTCCCGGGCCGATGACGTCTTCTTCTCCAGCGGCACCGACGAGAACAGTCTGAAGAACGTTCAGTCCGCACAACGCCTCGGCGAGCCGACGGCAGTTGTCGTCGCGCGGCACGCGGCCACTTTCGCCGTCCTGACCGAGCAGCTGGACGTGACGGTGGACCGGTTCGTGCGGACCAGTGTGGATCAGGACCATATGACCGGCGCCGCGGCGCTCTGGCGGCGAATGGCCGAGCGGGGCGACATCTACTCCCGCTACTACGAGGGCGTGTACTGCGTCGGGTGTGAGGAGTTTCGCGTGCCCGCCGATCTGGTCAACGGCAAATGCCCGGCACACCAGCGGGAACCTGTCGTCGTCAAGGAGCGGAACTACTTCTTCCGGCTGTCCCGCTACCAGGAGACCCTGGCCACCGCCCTGGCCAGCGGTCAGATCAGGGTCAGGCCGGAATCGAGGCGCAACGAAATGCTCGGCCTGGTCCGCGGCGGCCTGACCGACATCAGCATCTCGCGGTCGACATCGAGGGCGCACGGCTGGGGTATTCCGGTCCCCGGCGACGACAGTCAGATCATGTACGTGTGGTTCGACGCGCTGACGAACTACGTCAACGCGCTGGGCTGGGTGCGCGATGACGCCGACTACGGGCGGTTCTGGCGGGATGCCGCGCGTCGGATCCACGTGCTGGGCAAGGATGTCGCACGGTTCCATGCCGTGTACTGGCCGGCGATGCTGATGTCGGCCGGCCTTCCACTGCCGACGGACCTCGTGGTGCACGGGCACATCACCCTGTCCGGACAGAAGCTCAGCAAGTCGCTCGGCATCGTCGTCGATCCACTCGAGCTCGTACACCGGTACGGCACTGAGGCCGTCCGATACCTGATGCTCGCGGAGTTCTCGCCATGGGCCGACGCGGAGTTCACCGACCAGCGGCTGGTCACCCGGTACAACACCGATCTGTGCAACGGTCTTGGCAACCTGGTCGATCGGGTCACCGCGATGGTCGGGTGTTACCGAGGCGGTATCGTGCCCACGGCGGGCGCACGAGGGCCGTTGGAAATCTCCTTGCTGGCCACGGCGAAGTCGCAAGCGGCAAGCTACGACGAGGCGTTCGACAGGTTCGATCACCAGGAAGCCGTGCGGCAACTGACGCAGCTCGTCCACGCCGCCAACGCCTACGTCAACGAGCGCGCGCCGTGGGCTGTCACGGACCACGACGTGCTCGACACGGCGCTGCACACGCTCGTCGAGGTACTACGCATGGCGGCCAGGTTGTTGGGTCCGATCCTGCCCGGCGCCTCGAGCCGGATGGCGGCCGCGCTCGGCACCGGCGACAACGCGAAGATCGTGGTCAAGCCGCACCTCTTCCCGAGGCTGGAGCTGACATGGTGA
- a CDS encoding ATP-grasp domain-containing protein, with translation MNSPTNGRSIVLCKWQPQLAKDLIDRVRVHVVLDDFDVAHAGIDQEVLSRAASVHVVSSFNALEELGTAAVAIRLQDQGVDKVVSFTEFSQLGAGYLSEVLGLGVCVPGSVAGRDKRWMKHLLAVKGLAVPPFHSLPDRSDEAAVAALADQIDYPVVVKPAAGFGTMSTYLARGAAEFTAICESFAYEPQLASRQLTVETYIDGEELHVDSYWGADGPHFLFVSRYFAPRLTVQYGQLNTDGSELLCREDHPELYAELEALTKQVMDGLDLTETMIHLEVFRQPDGRLVFSEIASRVGGGWVSGLISHAMGRPIWSAMADIAIDGRTEPPRPDAPYLGVLHLRPDGPGRIVEVPTVAEIEATPGVIQAQVWRGEGDVLQMRHPSEWVAFAFVGADTADELHQLFKTIPQALPVRTVPVEHDDISPSG, from the coding sequence ATGAACAGCCCGACCAATGGGCGGTCGATCGTGCTGTGCAAGTGGCAGCCGCAGTTGGCGAAGGACCTGATCGACCGCGTCCGCGTGCACGTCGTGCTGGACGACTTCGACGTGGCGCACGCCGGTATCGACCAGGAGGTCCTGTCCAGGGCGGCGTCGGTGCACGTCGTGAGCAGCTTCAACGCCCTCGAAGAGCTGGGCACGGCCGCGGTGGCCATCCGGTTGCAGGACCAGGGTGTGGACAAGGTGGTGAGCTTCACCGAGTTCTCCCAGCTGGGCGCGGGTTATCTCAGTGAGGTGCTCGGACTCGGCGTCTGCGTTCCCGGCTCGGTGGCCGGGCGGGACAAGCGGTGGATGAAGCACCTGCTGGCTGTCAAGGGGCTGGCCGTGCCGCCGTTCCACTCGTTGCCGGATCGGTCCGACGAGGCTGCGGTGGCCGCGCTGGCCGACCAGATCGACTATCCCGTGGTGGTGAAGCCGGCTGCCGGTTTCGGCACCATGAGCACGTACCTGGCGCGCGGTGCCGCGGAGTTCACGGCGATCTGCGAGTCGTTCGCGTACGAGCCGCAGCTGGCCTCAAGGCAACTCACCGTCGAGACCTACATCGACGGCGAGGAGCTGCATGTGGACAGCTACTGGGGCGCGGATGGGCCGCACTTCCTGTTCGTGTCGCGGTACTTCGCGCCGCGACTGACAGTCCAATACGGACAGCTCAACACCGACGGCAGCGAGCTGCTGTGTCGAGAGGACCACCCGGAGCTGTACGCGGAACTGGAGGCGCTCACCAAGCAGGTCATGGACGGTCTCGACCTGACCGAGACCATGATCCACCTCGAGGTGTTCCGCCAGCCGGACGGCCGGCTCGTCTTCTCCGAGATCGCCAGCCGCGTCGGCGGCGGCTGGGTGAGCGGTCTGATCAGCCATGCGATGGGCCGTCCGATCTGGTCGGCCATGGCCGACATCGCGATCGACGGTCGGACCGAACCGCCCCGCCCGGACGCGCCGTACCTGGGCGTGCTGCACCTGCGGCCGGACGGCCCGGGCCGGATCGTCGAGGTTCCCACCGTCGCGGAGATCGAGGCGACGCCCGGGGTGATCCAGGCTCAGGTCTGGCGCGGTGAGGGCGATGTGCTGCAGATGCGGCATCCCTCGGAGTGGGTCGCGTTCGCCTTCGTCGGCGCCGACACCGCCGACGAGCTGCACCAGCTGTTCAAGACGATTCCCCAAGCGCTGCCGGTGCGCACCGTGCCGGTCGAGCACGACGACATCAGTCCGAGCGGATGA
- a CDS encoding ATP-grasp domain-containing protein gives MSIPHNGTALLLSAKLAGGVRVLASAMRRRGWRVVLLSEVADDPNAEACDDHVMVDWDGGDEAVADALDHAGIRADAVVNMVESLVVRRASLIAQLGLADPTAGVAALTDKAEVRRAADAAGVFPIRWTAGTVREIAANPPTEYPVVVKPAVVSGASRDVHLASSMVELASVATGLGQRGEEPFILEEFLDGEEFSVDGYVVDGRFHPAFVADKPDHDSVRLHDRGLRVSPPVRVPADAVNRFVHGLQALVDQLGLDRTWLHAEGRVGPDGRIGLIEVNPRPGGGLYPAAIRHRSGVDPIEVSLDLALGNRLPPSAAGHDDLLAIVPVEAGSVGVVRCRTTADELRAIDGVMDAYVIDGYQVSSVDKENFFAAVMVTGRDEQELRQRAANALAALDFTVTGADG, from the coding sequence ATGAGTATCCCTCACAACGGGACCGCGCTGCTGCTGTCCGCCAAGCTGGCGGGCGGGGTGCGGGTCCTGGCTTCCGCGATGCGGCGACGCGGGTGGCGGGTCGTGCTGTTGTCGGAGGTGGCCGACGATCCCAACGCCGAGGCTTGTGACGATCACGTGATGGTCGACTGGGACGGCGGTGACGAGGCCGTCGCGGATGCGCTTGACCACGCCGGCATCCGTGCCGACGCGGTGGTCAACATGGTCGAGTCGCTCGTGGTCCGCAGAGCTTCGCTGATAGCCCAACTCGGCCTCGCCGACCCCACCGCCGGCGTGGCCGCGTTGACCGACAAGGCCGAGGTACGCCGAGCCGCGGATGCGGCCGGTGTGTTCCCGATCCGGTGGACGGCGGGCACTGTCAGGGAGATTGCCGCCAATCCCCCTACGGAGTACCCGGTCGTGGTCAAACCGGCCGTGGTCAGCGGCGCCTCGCGAGACGTGCACCTGGCGTCCTCGATGGTGGAGCTGGCCAGCGTGGCCACCGGCCTGGGCCAACGCGGCGAAGAACCGTTCATCCTCGAGGAATTCCTGGACGGCGAGGAGTTCTCGGTCGACGGCTACGTCGTCGACGGCCGGTTCCACCCTGCCTTCGTGGCCGACAAGCCCGACCACGACTCGGTCCGGTTGCACGACCGTGGCTTGCGGGTGTCTCCGCCGGTCCGCGTGCCAGCGGACGCCGTGAACCGGTTCGTGCACGGGCTTCAGGCGCTGGTGGACCAGCTCGGTCTGGACCGGACCTGGCTGCACGCGGAAGGCCGGGTCGGACCGGACGGGCGCATCGGGCTGATCGAGGTCAATCCCCGGCCGGGCGGCGGCCTGTACCCGGCGGCAATCCGGCACCGGTCCGGAGTGGATCCGATCGAGGTCTCGCTGGACCTCGCCCTGGGGAATCGACTCCCGCCGTCGGCGGCCGGGCACGACGACCTGTTGGCGATCGTGCCGGTGGAAGCCGGATCGGTCGGTGTCGTACGGTGCCGTACGACCGCCGATGAGCTGCGGGCGATCGACGGTGTCATGGACGCTTACGTGATCGATGGCTACCAGGTGTCGTCCGTGGACAAAGAGAACTTCTTCGCCGCGGTGATGGTGACCGGGCGCGACGAGCAGGAGCTGCGTCAGCGGGCCGCGAATGCCTTGGCCGCCCTCGACTTCACCGTCACGGGCGCTGACGGTTGA
- a CDS encoding MmgE/PrpD family protein, translating into MGEEVLATKLARWVFDLDFDQLPPLVVETAKQMVLDQLGLQLLGATLPNVQPERRLVASMQATPESTVVFSGSGTVAPYAAYVNGALATSCEFDDVHGHAGHPGANVVPAALAFGEYTEASGREVIVAIVAGVQVMSLLGAATQLDMLRRGWHGAKVLGVFGAATAAGVLLGLTTDELANAFGIAGSDASGTMEYELAGGEVKRMHAGAAGRSGAQAALLARDGLTGPLTIFEGERGILRQFTGSADLSRIDRNWDHFHIQDVMFRRYPVIGSAAVVLDGIRHLMRDADWRWRDVAEIRLGLPAFAMGHGAVVTRPSDAVSAQFSTAFSVALRLVRGRNRAKDYFDPVLWTDPDVLSVVDKVVPYEADVAAEPQSLHCRVGIRLYDGRELSHFQRGFTDGSVVGKFRDNVTGLLEPTVADEVVDLVAGLDELDEVATLMRPLAVDPSRRVSR; encoded by the coding sequence GTGGGGGAGGAAGTGTTGGCCACCAAGCTGGCGCGCTGGGTGTTCGACCTCGATTTCGACCAGCTGCCGCCACTGGTGGTCGAGACCGCCAAACAGATGGTGCTCGACCAGCTAGGACTGCAACTGCTCGGCGCGACGCTGCCCAACGTGCAGCCGGAGAGGCGGCTGGTCGCGAGCATGCAGGCCACCCCGGAAAGCACGGTGGTGTTCTCCGGATCCGGGACGGTCGCGCCGTACGCGGCCTACGTCAACGGCGCGCTGGCGACCAGTTGCGAGTTCGACGACGTCCATGGGCATGCCGGGCATCCGGGCGCGAACGTCGTGCCCGCCGCACTCGCGTTCGGCGAGTACACCGAGGCCTCCGGCCGCGAGGTGATCGTGGCGATCGTCGCCGGTGTGCAGGTGATGTCGCTGCTCGGCGCGGCCACGCAGCTCGACATGCTGCGCCGGGGCTGGCACGGGGCCAAGGTGCTGGGCGTGTTCGGCGCGGCGACCGCCGCCGGCGTGCTGCTCGGCCTGACCACGGACGAACTCGCCAACGCCTTCGGCATCGCCGGCAGTGACGCCTCTGGAACCATGGAATACGAGCTTGCCGGCGGCGAGGTGAAACGAATGCACGCCGGGGCCGCCGGTCGCAGCGGCGCGCAGGCGGCACTTCTGGCCCGCGACGGACTCACCGGCCCACTGACGATCTTCGAAGGCGAGCGCGGCATTCTGCGCCAGTTCACCGGCAGTGCGGACCTGTCCCGTATCGATCGGAACTGGGACCATTTCCACATCCAGGACGTCATGTTCCGGCGCTACCCGGTCATCGGATCGGCGGCCGTGGTGCTGGACGGAATTCGCCACCTGATGCGCGACGCCGACTGGCGATGGCGCGATGTGGCCGAGATCCGACTTGGGCTGCCGGCGTTCGCCATGGGGCACGGCGCTGTCGTCACGCGTCCGTCGGATGCGGTGTCCGCGCAGTTCAGCACGGCTTTCAGCGTCGCCCTGCGGCTCGTGCGGGGCCGCAACCGGGCCAAGGACTACTTCGACCCCGTATTGTGGACGGACCCCGATGTGCTGTCGGTGGTCGACAAGGTGGTGCCGTACGAGGCGGATGTCGCCGCCGAACCGCAGTCGTTGCACTGCCGTGTCGGCATTCGGCTCTACGACGGCCGGGAGCTGTCCCACTTCCAGCGCGGCTTCACCGACGGCTCGGTCGTCGGCAAGTTCCGCGACAACGTGACCGGGCTGCTCGAACCGACCGTCGCGGACGAGGTCGTCGACCTGGTCGCCGGCCTTGACGAACTCGACGAGGTGGCGACGCTGATGCGGCCGCTGGCCGTCGACCCGTCGCGCCGGGTCAGCCGATGA